The following DNA comes from Flavobacterium sp. N3904.
ATGGTAAATGACGGCACAATACTTTCTCAGTCAAATTCAGCTGAATATTATCAGGTTTCATGCGTTAAGACTAGAAATGAATTCGGTCAAACCGACAAATTATACCGATTCCATCAGATAAAATCTTCCAAAAGAATTACATTTCCAATTCTTTTTGCACATCAAAAGCTTAAAGATGTTTACAGTATTCAAACCCGAATACTTCTAAAATTACAGCTTGGACTTTATCAAAACATAAGCGAAACGAAAGAATTGCACACTTTTTTGAGTAAAATAATAACATCAAGCAACCGCTACTCTAATTTATACATAGCCTAGAAAATTTTATTTCTAAGCATTTATGCATCTTAATGCATAACGATGATAAAAAAATGTCTAAATCATTTATCATTTACAAAATGTATAAACACAATAACAAAACACGTTTGAAAAAGTCCAAACAGCCTACTCATTGGTTAAAAAGAAAAATCATGCTGATTATTACAGCATTCATGATCGGAATGTCAAACGGAATGAATACTGGAGACAACATAATTCTCAAAAATCAAAATCATACCGAGCAGCATAAAAAAGATTGATTTAAATTTTACCGCAAAATTCGCAAAGAAAAAACGCAAGGAACTCAAAACTTTGTGAACCTTGCGCTTTTTGCGGTTATTTTTTATTATGACTCAACACCCTTATTTCATCACCAACCGAAACCGTTCCCAATCCAAGTCCAATCACATTTTGACCAAACAATACTTTATTGCCGAAATTTCTATATTTCGCCAATGTCTTCAAAGGGTCTTTCCCTGAAACAACTCCTTTTTCCTGATCAACGGTCGTCATTATGCAGCGATCACAAGGTTTAACCCCTACAAAAGGAACATTTCCAATGCTAAACTCCCGCCAAGTATCCTCTTCAAAAGCCGCACCATTTGTGAAAACAAAATTCGGACGAAAGCGATTTATCGGAACTTTGTTTTCCAATCGTCCATTCAAATCATCCAACGAAGATTGGCCAATAATCAGAAAAGGATACGCATCCGAAAATGAATTGTTTTCGGCTCCCGTAATCGCATAATCTGGATCCAGTTTTCGTTCGCTCTCGTCTGACATATATACCAATCGTGCCGAAAATCCCAATAATCTAGAAAACCAATCTGTCACGACTTGATTCACTTCATACGCCTCAATAGTATCATCCCAAACCGTTACCTCAATTTTAGTCACTCCATCCGAAAAAACAGAACGAAGCGGTATCTGTATAAATTCCAAAAGTATTCTGTGTGTAATTTTTAAAAAATCACCCACAATCTCAGACTTAAAAAGCGCCAATTCGGGATGTTCCCGCTGGGATAAAAAACGACCATCGTCATCTACCAACAACCAACGTCGATCCAGTTCCAAACCACGATCGGTAACTTTGGATTCTTGCAATGAAATTCCGCCTAATGATTTTACAGGATAAACCCAGATTTCTGAAAGTTGTAGCATAGCCTTATTTTTGTTCAAATCTACAAAAAAAAGAAAACAAAAATAAAGCAAAAAAGCCCCAAAAGGCTTTAATTTTTGGGACTTGTTCTGTCGATAGAACGACTTCTAATTTCGTCAAAGTTGGTGTTGCTCATGTTATTTTAGATCTGCTTTTACATTTGCTATTTTTTGGTTCTTAAAAGTAAAATCAAATACCCCTCCAATTTTTCCTTCTGGAAAATCTCCCGTAAATTCAACTTCCATATGAGCGCTATTATCTTGAATATCTAATCTCACCAATTTTGTTTGTGTTTTATAGCCAATAAAATAACTCGTATAATAGGCTCGAATCCCTTTATGACCAATAAATTTTTTACCAACGGAAGGATCATCCAAAACCGCATCTTCCAGATATTTCTCCAAATAGTTGCCCGTATTATAATTGTTGCTTACTTCTAGCCAATTCAATAAAAATGCTTTTATATCCATTAATTATAAATTTAAAATATGATGTTTTAGCAAATGTAAAGCAAAGGCAAAGTCACGGCTTTGCTCAGAGGGGATATATTGACAACTTTATGTTGTCTTAGAGGGGCCTGAGTATTTTCTGGTAAATGGAAATACTAATAAAACGGTAATTCCATTAAAGCCCAATCTTGCCAAACAGTTAGCGATAGTAGCAATGTCAATGTATACTAACTTTTGGATTTAGCTGAATAAATTCCGCCGATAAAAATTACAATTGCAACTCCTACATAGATATAGCCTTGTTGCTGTCCGGATTCATTTGAAGCGTCTATTTTCAGTCCTAATAAATTTACCTTTTTTGTGCTACCCGAAATTTTATTGATCCCCATATAACCAATTGCCAAGCTAACTACAATTAGTATTATTCCGATAATTTTTGATGTGTTCATATTTAGTGTTTTTTTTAATTGCTCTAATTTAGCGAAATTAAATCTGGCTTACTGTATGAAGTGGGTATTATATAAAAAAAATGCAATTGGATGTAATTTTTCAAGCAATTATTGCAGCAGATTGGTGGCTTTTAGAATAACGGCTCTCCATTTAAATCTGTAGTAAGTACTTCACTCATATAATCGAAAAAAGGTCGCATTGCCAAAAATGTTGCCATCACTTCTTTCTGAAAATCATCAGACAAAACTTCGCTGTCTGTAAATTTTCGCATCAGTACAAATTGCTTTTTCTTTATCAGATTGATTGCTGGGTGATTTTTATCGAAGCCCTTGGGAGCCGTTTTTACTCCATCTTCTCCTTTAAGTTCTCCGAAATATTTTACGAAAGTAGGGTTGGAAGTAATCTTTTTGATTGCTGTTGTGTCTATTTCGAATTCTTTACGTATGCGAAGCAAATCTGCAGTACTTGGTCCCCAAAAGCCTCCTCCGACAAAACTATTGTTTGGCTCCAATTGAATATAATAACCGCCCCTCAGCATTGGTTTTGCACGGGAATAACCCGCTCCCAAATACGATTTGTAAGGCGATTTATCTTTGGAAAAACGAACATCCCTGTAAATTCTAAAAATGTGGATTCCCTGTAAACTATCGTGTTTTTGAAGTTCGGAATAAATTTGATCGAAAAAAGTTTTATTTTCTTTCATAATCAAATCGTATTCTAGCTTATGGCTAGCAAACCATTCCCGATTGTTGTTTTCTTTTAGGTGTTTAAGAAATTTAAATGCCTCTTTCATACTGTTGTATCGGTCAAAAGTTCTACTGTTTTTCTCATTTGTTTCAAGTGTTAATTGTCTTTTCGGGTTGTTTTTAATTTAAGCTCAATTTTCGGATTTGGTAAATATTCCAGTTTTCATTAAGTCAATTGCTTAACTATTTTGTAGCTGGCAGTGGTTCCTTATTGTCTGGGAATAATTCCCAATTGATTCATAAATTCCAAATTATCCATAAAATCCTGTTCCTGCATTATTTTTCCGTTTTTCATTTTTACCAAAGTAACACCTTCAATATTTACGTTTTTTCCTGTAGCCGGAATTCCAAAGAAAACGCCTGTGTGTTTGCCTTCAAATCTCCAATGTTTTACAATCCTATCGTCTTGCCCGAAAGTATCAATAATTGTAAACTTTATTCCAGAAAAACCAACCAAAAAGTTTTTGTAATAATCCTTGAAAGCTTCAATACCGACAATGTTTTTGGGTGTGCTCACTAGAGTGACATTCTTGTCAAACATTTTCTGGTCGATAAGTTCAATCTTTCCCTGATTGACAATGGCATCCCAGGTTGTCTCATAATTTTTTATGTTTTCATTGAGCTTTGCTTCAGCAATTTTCATTTTTTCGCATTCTGAAGAATCTGCTTTTTGACAACTAAAAATTGACCCTGTTATCGCGACTCCAATAATCGCGCAATAAAATAATTTTCTAATCTTCATAATTTTGTATTTAAAGTTAATTATTGATTTTTAGTAGTTATTACGATGGTGAATTTTCATTATTACAAATGTCGAAATTTGTTGTGGTGGTTGGACGGATAGCCCTTTATTTTGGTTTAATGGGACACAAAAAGGTCGATACAAACAAAAGTGCATATTGAAATAAACAATCCAATTATTCCAATAGCAATTATTCTCCACCAACTATAATATTGACCGCCATTTTCAATATGCTCATTCGCTTTTTGTTCCTGAAAACGTTTTGCAAGAGAAGATGCTATTGCAGTATAAATTATAGGGATTATTTGATTTGGTATTTTGACATTTTCAGGAATAAAAGATAGCCCGCCAAAAATTACAATTGTTGTAACTATTGCAATAATCCAAGTTATTTTTGCTTTTTCGTTCTCATTAAAAACTTTAAAGTTTTCTGCTATTAAATAACCCGCAACTAAAGGTCCCCCTAAAAAAGTACCAACCCAAATAGCTCGTTCTTTATAAATTTTTTCTGTCGGGATTTCGGTAAAAATTGATTTTTCTATTAATTCTTCTTCCATAATTATTTTTTCTAATTTCGGGTTTTTCGTTAAGGATTAGCGCCAACTTTCTGGCACTACCTTTAGATTTGCATAATAAATTATTCGTAAATTTAAATTAACAACCAAACTGACAAAGTACACCATTGGTACTACAAAGTTTTTAGACTTATCCGCTGATTAGGACTTTGTCAGTTTATATTGAGCAAGCATCAAATAGTAATTCAGGTTTTAAGGCCTATTTTCAAGGTTACGAGTGTGTTCAATAATTTGGTTGCTAATCCTTAAAATCTTTTCTTATGAGTAAATTTAAACATTTTTTAGGTATTGATGTGTCAAAAGAATATTTTGATGCCGTAGTAATTTTGGATAGAAATAAAGAAAAATCAATTCACAGCCAGTTTGTAAATGATTACAAAGGAATCAAGTCCCTTTGCAAATGGCTCAAGGAACAAGGTTCGACGTTTGAAAACACGCTTGTTTGTTTAGAACACACAGGAATGTACGGTAAGTTAATAATCAAATGTCTAATGATTGAAAAGTTCTCACTTTGGGTCGAAATGTCACTGAAAATTATTCGCAGCATTGGGGTTCAAAGAGGCAAAAACGACAAAGTTGATGCCCAAAGAATTGCTTTTTATGCCATGAAAAATGTGGAGGAAGCAGTTATTTTTAATGCTCCCAGAATGGAAATCAACAAAATGAGAAATCTTTTGTCCCTGCGGGAAAAATTAGTTGCAACAAAAGCTTCTTTGTTGCGAAATGTAAAAGAACTCAAAGCCTTTGATTTGGAAGTAGCCAGACTCTCTGAAAAACTACAGAAAAGCACCATCAAGGGAATTGATTTGGATCTAAAAAACATTGAAAAACAATTGGACAAAACAATAAGTGACGATGAAAATATTTCTAGAATTTTCACTCTTGTCACATCTGTTATTGGCATAGGAAAAGTAACGGCTTTGTTTTTGATTTGTTTTACAAACGAATTTACAATGTATACAACTCCTCGCCAACTGGCTTGTTATGCAGGTGTTGTACCTTTTGAACATACCTCGGGGAAAAGTATTCGCTCAAAACCAAAAGTCCATTATGTGGCTAACAAAAAATTAAAAAAACAGCTTCATATGTGTGCCTTGTCAGCAATTACCAGTGATCCAGAATTAAAAAATTATTTTAATCGAAAGGTGGAAGAAGGTAAAAACAAGATGCTTATCATAAACAATGTTAGGAACAAACTTGTACATAGAGTATGTGCATGCATAAGAGAAAACAAAATGTTTGAAAAAAGACAAGTAGCGTAAAAAAAACATTAAATAAAATTTCTTTTGAAAGGAAAGAGAAAAAAATGCTCTTCCCCTTCGCAAGACTTTTTTGTTTTTTCTAAACCAAAGTTATTAATTATTCGCAAAAAATAGATGGCTTTTTTTATGAATTTTTATTTGGTAATTTCATAGTAATCAGCGGGTTTGGGACTAAATCAAGCCCTATTTTCGGATTTGCCAAATCATCCCAAATACAAAACCATTTTCAAATTAAGCCTAAAACCCAAATTTCTTGTAGCGTGTGTTATGCGTTTCCGGCTTTTTATTTTTCATTTTTATTAATCCAATTTGCTATATCATTACAAGCTGCTTGAACTACCAACCAAGATATTTTACAAGTATCAATATCAGGATTCGTTCTTACAGCAAGTTGTTGATATGGATGAATAATATTTCTAAAA
Coding sequences within:
- a CDS encoding nuclear transport factor 2 family protein yields the protein MDIKAFLLNWLEVSNNYNTGNYLEKYLEDAVLDDPSVGKKFIGHKGIRAYYTSYFIGYKTQTKLVRLDIQDNSAHMEVEFTGDFPEGKIGGVFDFTFKNQKIANVKADLK
- a CDS encoding DUF2461 domain-containing protein, which codes for MKEAFKFLKHLKENNNREWFASHKLEYDLIMKENKTFFDQIYSELQKHDSLQGIHIFRIYRDVRFSKDKSPYKSYLGAGYSRAKPMLRGGYYIQLEPNNSFVGGGFWGPSTADLLRIRKEFEIDTTAIKKITSNPTFVKYFGELKGEDGVKTAPKGFDKNHPAINLIKKKQFVLMRKFTDSEVLSDDFQKEVMATFLAMRPFFDYMSEVLTTDLNGEPLF
- a CDS encoding MOSC domain-containing protein, which produces MLQLSEIWVYPVKSLGGISLQESKVTDRGLELDRRWLLVDDDGRFLSQREHPELALFKSEIVGDFLKITHRILLEFIQIPLRSVFSDGVTKIEVTVWDDTIEAYEVNQVVTDWFSRLLGFSARLVYMSDESERKLDPDYAITGAENNSFSDAYPFLIIGQSSLDDLNGRLENKVPINRFRPNFVFTNGAAFEEDTWREFSIGNVPFVGVKPCDRCIMTTVDQEKGVVSGKDPLKTLAKYRNFGNKVLFGQNVIGLGLGTVSVGDEIRVLSHNKK
- a CDS encoding IS110 family transposase is translated as MSKFKHFLGIDVSKEYFDAVVILDRNKEKSIHSQFVNDYKGIKSLCKWLKEQGSTFENTLVCLEHTGMYGKLIIKCLMIEKFSLWVEMSLKIIRSIGVQRGKNDKVDAQRIAFYAMKNVEEAVIFNAPRMEINKMRNLLSLREKLVATKASLLRNVKELKAFDLEVARLSEKLQKSTIKGIDLDLKNIEKQLDKTISDDENISRIFTLVTSVIGIGKVTALFLICFTNEFTMYTTPRQLACYAGVVPFEHTSGKSIRSKPKVHYVANKKLKKQLHMCALSAITSDPELKNYFNRKVEEGKNKMLIINNVRNKLVHRVCACIRENKMFEKRQVA
- a CDS encoding ester cyclase; translation: MKIRKLFYCAIIGVAITGSIFSCQKADSSECEKMKIAEAKLNENIKNYETTWDAIVNQGKIELIDQKMFDKNVTLVSTPKNIVGIEAFKDYYKNFLVGFSGIKFTIIDTFGQDDRIVKHWRFEGKHTGVFFGIPATGKNVNIEGVTLVKMKNGKIMQEQDFMDNLEFMNQLGIIPRQ